In Caldisericaceae bacterium, a single genomic region encodes these proteins:
- the hutH gene encoding histidine ammonia-lyase: MKNFLEIDGNTLKIDDIYTVSHNKTPVKLSRKSIKVIEKSLASVNEVVNLGKPVYGINTGFGKLADVTIKNADLKKLQENLILSHSAGAGEVVSEEEVRAAIIVRANSLAKGYSGVRKEVVGKLLEILNKGIYPYVPIFGSVGASGDLAPLAHIALLLLGKGKIVKDNQILDFSSQLSNYSFEPIYEFYPKEGLALINGTSFEAGISALLIYESKYLFNISLKSFSMAFEALLGRLDPFDLRIHKVRNSIYQEKVSKEVMNILSESTLVNKGKNVQDAYTLRCMPQVYGAVLENLDYISNFIEREINASTDNPLIFEDGAIVSGGNFHAQPLAFLMDLYAIILTSLSSMIERRINRLLNPNLSYLKPFLANNPGIESGMMILQYLAASLVSMNKVLSHPASIDSIPVSADQEDFVSMGMNAVIKARKVLENFRKVVAVELIVGAQALEMVIKENKERMGKGTEEIFSKLRALVSFANKDREFSYDVSNVEDALKKHLL; this comes from the coding sequence ATGAAAAATTTTCTTGAGATTGATGGAAACACTCTTAAGATAGATGATATTTACACAGTCTCCCATAATAAAACTCCTGTTAAATTGAGTAGAAAGAGCATAAAGGTAATTGAAAAGTCATTAGCCTCAGTTAACGAAGTTGTAAATCTTGGAAAACCAGTTTACGGTATCAATACCGGTTTTGGCAAACTTGCCGATGTGACTATAAAAAATGCTGATCTTAAAAAATTGCAAGAGAATCTTATTCTAAGTCATTCGGCTGGTGCAGGTGAAGTTGTAAGCGAAGAAGAGGTAAGAGCTGCTATCATTGTGCGTGCAAATAGCCTTGCAAAAGGTTATTCTGGTGTAAGAAAAGAAGTAGTAGGAAAACTTCTTGAAATATTAAACAAAGGCATTTATCCTTACGTGCCTATTTTTGGGTCTGTGGGTGCTTCAGGTGATCTTGCCCCTCTTGCGCACATCGCCCTTCTTCTTTTAGGAAAAGGAAAAATCGTAAAAGATAACCAAATTCTGGATTTTTCTTCACAACTTAGTAATTACTCCTTTGAGCCAATTTATGAGTTTTATCCTAAAGAAGGTCTTGCTCTCATCAATGGCACATCTTTTGAGGCTGGTATATCTGCACTTTTAATTTACGAATCAAAATACTTATTTAACATTTCTCTTAAGTCGTTTTCAATGGCTTTTGAGGCGCTTTTAGGTAGACTTGACCCTTTTGATTTAAGAATCCATAAAGTAAGAAATTCAATTTATCAAGAAAAAGTAAGTAAAGAAGTTATGAATATTCTTTCGGAAAGCACTTTAGTAAATAAAGGAAAGAACGTGCAAGATGCCTATACTCTTAGGTGCATGCCTCAAGTTTACGGAGCAGTGCTTGAGAATCTTGATTACATTTCAAATTTTATTGAAAGGGAAATTAACGCTTCAACTGATAATCCGTTGATTTTCGAAGATGGCGCTATTGTTTCTGGTGGAAATTTTCATGCCCAACCCCTTGCCTTTCTTATGGATCTATATGCAATTATTCTTACAAGTTTATCTTCCATGATAGAAAGAAGGATAAACAGGCTCTTAAACCCGAATTTGTCGTATCTAAAGCCATTTTTAGCAAATAATCCGGGGATTGAGTCAGGAATGATGATCTTACAATATCTTGCAGCATCACTTGTCTCTATGAATAAGGTGTTGTCTCATCCTGCAAGTATTGATTCAATACCAGTTTCAGCTGATCAAGAAGATTTTGTAAGCATGGGTATGAACGCAGTTATAAAAGCTAGGAAAGTATTAGAAAATTTTAGAAAGGTTGTTGCTGTTGAACTTATTGTGGGAGCCCAGGCACTTGAAATGGTTATAAAGGAAAATAAAGAACGCATGGGAAAGGGAACAGAAGAGATATTTTCAAAATTAAGAGCACTTGTTTCGTTTGCTAACAAAGATAGAGAATTCTCATACGATGTTAGTAATGTGGAGGATGCCCTCAAAAAACATCTACTTTAA
- a CDS encoding TrkH family potassium uptake protein produces the protein MKKRLTPVQFVFISFVLVILTGAIILMLPISSRSGQFTNFVTALFTATSATCVTGLVVVDTYTYWSNFGQLVILILIQVGGLGYMTIATLFLLGFRRRIALKERFILKEGLNVPNLKRIVIFAKIVLLTTAIVEGTGAVILFFRFIKMFPFLKAVWFSIFHAVSAFCNAGFDLMGNFQSLMMFVNDLTINLVIMSLIVIGGIGFIVIRELLDFFKARLEGDNLKKLSLHAKIVLSATSIIIISGFILIFLLEHSNPNTLSQLTERGKFLASMFQSITPRTAGFATVDIGKLYQTTQLIIMLLMFIGASPGGTGGGIKTSTFTVVLFLLISSYKENASVVIFGRTIPQKTIKKAIFIFGFSLFLILSSTLLILINQGEDFTFLQVLFEVVSAFGTVGLSTGITPKLSNFSRLIIIATMLIGRVGPLAVILSISTARQRALPQYPEEDIAVG, from the coding sequence ATGAAAAAACGTTTAACGCCAGTTCAGTTTGTATTTATTAGTTTTGTTTTGGTAATCCTAACTGGAGCGATAATTCTTATGCTCCCTATATCAAGTAGAAGCGGACAATTTACCAATTTTGTTACTGCACTTTTTACTGCAACTTCTGCAACTTGTGTTACAGGCCTTGTAGTTGTGGATACTTACACCTATTGGTCTAATTTTGGACAGCTTGTAATACTCATCCTCATACAGGTAGGTGGCCTTGGGTATATGACTATAGCAACTCTTTTCTTGCTTGGTTTTAGAAGGCGTATCGCATTAAAAGAAAGATTTATTTTAAAGGAAGGCTTAAACGTTCCAAATCTTAAGAGAATAGTCATTTTTGCAAAAATAGTTTTGCTTACAACGGCTATAGTAGAAGGAACAGGCGCAGTAATACTATTTTTTAGGTTTATAAAGATGTTTCCTTTTTTAAAGGCGGTATGGTTTTCTATCTTCCATGCTGTTTCGGCTTTTTGCAATGCAGGATTTGACCTAATGGGTAACTTTCAAAGTCTTATGATGTTTGTAAATGATTTAACTATTAATCTTGTGATTATGTCTCTCATTGTAATTGGTGGTATTGGTTTTATTGTTATTAGAGAACTACTTGATTTTTTTAAAGCCCGTCTTGAAGGAGATAATTTGAAAAAACTATCGCTACATGCAAAAATCGTTTTAAGTGCAACATCTATTATAATTATAAGTGGTTTTATTCTTATTTTTTTGCTTGAGCACTCAAACCCGAATACACTCAGTCAACTTACAGAAAGAGGAAAATTTCTTGCAAGTATGTTTCAATCTATCACCCCAAGAACAGCAGGCTTTGCAACTGTAGATATAGGAAAACTCTATCAAACTACTCAGTTAATTATTATGCTTCTTATGTTTATTGGTGCTTCTCCTGGTGGCACTGGTGGCGGTATAAAGACATCCACTTTTACTGTTGTACTATTTTTACTTATCTCTTCTTATAAGGAAAATGCTTCTGTTGTGATTTTTGGAAGAACTATTCCACAAAAAACTATCAAAAAAGCAATTTTTATTTTTGGTTTTAGTCTATTTCTTATCCTTTCCTCTACTTTGCTTATTTTAATAAATCAAGGTGAGGATTTCACTTTTTTACAGGTATTATTTGAAGTTGTATCAGCCTTTGGAACTGTAGGTTTATCAACAGGTATAACTCCAAAACTGTCAAACTTTTCAAGATTAATTATTATTGCTACAATGCTTATAGGAAGAGTTGGTCCTCTTGCAGTTATACTAAGTATCAGCACTGCAAGACAAAGGGCACTTCCACAATATCCAGAAGAGGATATCGCAGTAGGATAG
- a CDS encoding HAD family hydrolase, giving the protein MIKAITIDFWETIIKDVYTTEKDRDFKRAHYIIEKLGLKSNATEKIITFFKDLNEAFKHPSKENYWSILPENQLKKLFEEYLHISVNEKEFKDILNYYENVILEIPPKLTEEIVKEVLQKLSNVYTLVLISNTGRTPGRVLLKIMEMYEVKDCFKYFVFSDEIGARKPDPVVFEIAQKLLNLPKNEIVHIGDSVNLDFLGAKNYGFNAILYANGMDNIPVEPFIRSFSELDKVLNEKFS; this is encoded by the coding sequence ATGATAAAAGCAATTACAATTGATTTTTGGGAAACTATTATTAAAGACGTGTATACAACTGAAAAAGATAGAGACTTTAAGAGAGCCCATTACATTATTGAAAAATTAGGGCTAAAAAGTAATGCAACTGAAAAAATAATAACTTTTTTTAAAGATTTAAACGAAGCCTTTAAACACCCCTCTAAAGAAAACTACTGGTCGATTCTGCCTGAAAACCAGTTAAAGAAACTTTTTGAAGAATATCTCCATATCTCGGTAAACGAAAAAGAATTTAAAGATATTTTGAATTACTACGAGAATGTGATTCTTGAAATTCCTCCAAAACTCACAGAAGAAATAGTAAAAGAAGTTTTACAGAAACTAAGTAATGTTTATACCCTTGTCCTCATTTCTAACACAGGCAGAACACCAGGGAGAGTTCTTTTGAAGATCATGGAAATGTATGAGGTAAAAGATTGCTTTAAATATTTTGTGTTTTCTGATGAAATTGGTGCAAGAAAACCTGACCCAGTTGTTTTTGAAATAGCCCAAAAACTTTTAAACTTACCTAAAAATGAAATCGTCCACATTGGTGATTCTGTGAACCTTGATTTCTTAGGTGCAAAAAACTACGGGTTTAATGCCATTCTTTATGCAAACGGAATGGATAACATTCCCGTAGAACCGTTTATAAGAAGTTTTAGTGAACTTGATAAGGTGTTAAATGAAAAATTTTCTTGA
- a CDS encoding TrkA family potassium uptake protein, protein MRKQFGVIGLGKFGSAVAINLEKLGYPVLAIDNDPEVVSSIKDRVSFAEIVDATNPEALEATGIKNCDTVIVAVGDVESSVLIALILEEIGIHHIIAKANSQIHGRVLKKIGVKEIVFPEEDMGFRIANKVVFANILDYIEITPEVDLVEYKVLSKDLIGRSLQELALRNRFGITVIAIRRGDKVIVSPQADERFLENDVVFLVGTTEDITNFKETFG, encoded by the coding sequence ATGAGAAAACAATTTGGTGTGATTGGTTTAGGAAAATTTGGTTCAGCAGTTGCAATTAACCTTGAAAAATTAGGTTATCCTGTGCTTGCAATCGATAACGACCCAGAGGTAGTAAGCTCCATTAAAGATAGAGTTTCTTTTGCAGAAATTGTTGATGCAACTAATCCAGAAGCACTTGAAGCAACTGGAATAAAGAATTGTGATACCGTTATTGTTGCAGTAGGAGATGTTGAGTCAAGTGTTCTTATTGCCCTAATCCTTGAGGAAATTGGCATTCACCATATCATTGCTAAAGCAAATTCTCAAATCCATGGAAGGGTATTGAAAAAAATTGGCGTAAAAGAGATAGTGTTCCCAGAGGAGGACATGGGCTTTAGAATAGCAAACAAAGTTGTTTTTGCAAACATTCTTGATTATATTGAGATAACACCCGAAGTTGATCTTGTTGAATACAAAGTTTTATCAAAAGACCTTATTGGGAGATCTCTTCAAGAGTTAGCCTTAAGAAATAGGTTTGGGATAACTGTTATTGCTATAAGGAGAGGCGATAAAGTTATCGTTTCACCCCAAGCAGATGAAAGATTTCTTGAAAATGACGTTGTATTTTTGGTTGGAACAACAGAAGATATAACCAATTTTAAGGAAACATTTGGATAA